One genomic window of Cydia fagiglandana chromosome 20, ilCydFagi1.1, whole genome shotgun sequence includes the following:
- the LOC134674948 gene encoding apolipoprotein D-like, protein MKMYWGLLVVALCGGAAAHTMHLGKCPVVEPMPGFEMNKLLGVWYVIQKTSTGSSCITYNFTRTSEPGTYEIEQVSQHLVLGLTPLKHDYRYTGVLTVPDPAVPARMKVRFPLSVAGSASYVVLATDYDTYAAIFTCQSILFGHRRSATILSRTKELDRIYVDKLRTKLSSFNVSPYDLSIISQSNCPKHVNGTTEGVNINIEPDTFSSHNIGEAVRKTGGVIADGVEYVVEAGKKVYHKVASSKEDLTEPPAGGARNYDADAEWMP, encoded by the exons ATGAAGATGTATTGGGGATTGTTGGTGGTAGCTCTGTGTGGTGGTGCGGCGGCTCATACGATGCACTTGGGGAAATGTCCCGTCGTCGAGCCTATGCCAGGATTTGAAATGAACAAG CTCCTCGGCGTATGGTACGTCATTCAGAAGACCTCGACCGGCTCCAGCTGCATCACGTACAACTTCACCAGGACCTCGGAGCCCGGCACTTACGAGATCGAGCAGGTCTCGCAGCATCTCGTGCTGGGGCTGACGCCGTTGAAACACGACTACAG ATACACTGGCGTGCTCACCGTGCCCGACCCTGCGGTGCCAGCGCGGATGAAAGTGCGCTTCCCCCTCA GCGTGGCCGGGTCCGCGAGCTACGTGGTCCTCGCAACGGATTACGATACGTACGCCGCCATATTCACATGCCAGAGCATACTGTTCGGCCACCGACGGTCAGCCACCATCCTCTCGCGCACCAAGGAGCTGGACAGAATCTACGTTGATAAG TTGCGCACCAAACTGTCCTCTTTCAACGTGAGCCCGTACGACCTGTCCATCATCTCGCAGTCCAACTGTCCGAAGCACGTCAACGGGACGACGGAAGGCGTCAACATCAACATCGAACCTGACACGTTCTCGTCACATAACATCGGAGAAGCTGTGCGGAAGACTGGTGGCGTCATAG CCGACGGCGTGGAATACGTAGTGGAAGCCGGCAAGAAGGTATACCACAAAGTGGCGAGCAGCAAGGAGGATTTGACCGAGCCGCCCGCCGGCGGCGCGAGGAATTACGACGCCGACGCCGAGTGGATGCCTTGA